The Primulina tabacum isolate GXHZ01 chromosome 7, ASM2559414v2, whole genome shotgun sequence genome includes a window with the following:
- the LOC142551897 gene encoding uncharacterized protein LOC142551897 isoform X1 produces MEVYFPLKMKRKDLDDVNDKFSDFSLRACARKIRRLDVGLPPIVEEEEFDISMMFKQSVPRKRSNLGGLEIDESPSEDEKKAIVLFKGMENPLLKSPSSFSVSVDPHFILGLKNQTNQVTCLSQSNSWRLDNENAESNDTDSSNKGCLAVVPWIPPPLPSTHTADLPSQNDTSDMMDTEETEEATIDVGDGMGVDLMNANEAGAAGLSHQWRQQYCKIPQLPHLSTTPISWHR; encoded by the exons ATGGAGGTTTATTTCCCACTGAAGATGAAGAGGAAAGACCTCGATGATGTCAATGATAAATTCTCTGATTTTTCTCTGCGCGCTTGCGCGAGAAAAATCCGAAGACTG GATGTTGGGCTGCCCCCGATTGTAGAGGAGGAGGAATTTGATATTTCGATGATGTTTAAGCAATCGGTTCCTCGGAAACGGAGCAACTTAGGGGGTCTGGAAATTGACGAGTCGCCGAGCGAGGATGAGAAAAAGGCTATTGTGCTTTTCAAGGGTATGGAGAATCCCTTGCTAAAGTCGCCGTCAAGTTTCTCAGTATCGGTTGATCCTCACTTCATTTTGGGGCTCAAAA ATCAAACCAATCAAGTTACTTGCTTGAGCCAATCAAACTCTTGGAGACTAGATAATGAAAATGCTGAATCAAATGACACCGACTCGTCGAATAAAGGGTGTCTAGCTGTTGTACCTTGGATTCCACCACCTCTTCCATCTACACACACAGCTGATTTACCTTCTCAAAATGATACTTCTGATATGATGGATACTGAAGAAACTGAGGAAGCAACAATAGATGTTGGAGATGGCATGGGTGTCGATCTAATGAACGCCAATGAAGCTGGTGCTGCTGGACTTTCGCATCAATGGCGGCAGCAGTACTGCAAAATCCCACAGCTTCCCCACCTTTCGACGACCCCAATTTCTTGGCACCGATAA
- the LOC142551897 gene encoding uncharacterized protein LOC142551897 isoform X2, whose amino-acid sequence MEVYFPLKMKRKDLDDVNDKFSDFSLRACARKIRRLDVGLPPIVEEEEFDISMMFKQSVPRKRSNLGGLEIDESPSEDEKKAIVLFKDQTNQVTCLSQSNSWRLDNENAESNDTDSSNKGCLAVVPWIPPPLPSTHTADLPSQNDTSDMMDTEETEEATIDVGDGMGVDLMNANEAGAAGLSHQWRQQYCKIPQLPHLSTTPISWHR is encoded by the exons ATGGAGGTTTATTTCCCACTGAAGATGAAGAGGAAAGACCTCGATGATGTCAATGATAAATTCTCTGATTTTTCTCTGCGCGCTTGCGCGAGAAAAATCCGAAGACTG GATGTTGGGCTGCCCCCGATTGTAGAGGAGGAGGAATTTGATATTTCGATGATGTTTAAGCAATCGGTTCCTCGGAAACGGAGCAACTTAGGGGGTCTGGAAATTGACGAGTCGCCGAGCGAGGATGAGAAAAAGGCTATTGTGCTTTTCAAGG ATCAAACCAATCAAGTTACTTGCTTGAGCCAATCAAACTCTTGGAGACTAGATAATGAAAATGCTGAATCAAATGACACCGACTCGTCGAATAAAGGGTGTCTAGCTGTTGTACCTTGGATTCCACCACCTCTTCCATCTACACACACAGCTGATTTACCTTCTCAAAATGATACTTCTGATATGATGGATACTGAAGAAACTGAGGAAGCAACAATAGATGTTGGAGATGGCATGGGTGTCGATCTAATGAACGCCAATGAAGCTGGTGCTGCTGGACTTTCGCATCAATGGCGGCAGCAGTACTGCAAAATCCCACAGCTTCCCCACCTTTCGACGACCCCAATTTCTTGGCACCGATAA